The stretch of DNA CGATCCGGTGAGAATCCGAGGCCAACGGTTATAGTCCGGATGAAAGAAACGGGGCTCATCATGAGCGATATTTCTGATACCCAAAATTCGTCGATTGACGACGATGGTTCCACAAAAGTCACGGAATCCGCCGCTGCCGGAAACGGAGCGGAAACAACCGCTCCACACGACAAGACGCAATCCTCACACTCCACCGGTGTGGCCGACAAGGGACGTTGGTCGACGCAGCGCATCGCGATTTATGCACTCTTCGTAGCGCTGGCGATGGCCGCCTCGTTCATCGAGTTCCCCATCATGCCGGGTGTTCCGTGGCTCAAATATGACCTTTCCGGCATCATCTGCCTGGTCGCAGGTTTCGCGTTCGGCCCGATGGCGGCGTTCATCGTCAGCGTTCTGAGCTGGATTCCCCACCTGTTCATGAACCCGTGGGGCGCCATCATGTCCATCGCAGTCTCGGTGTTCCTGAGCGTTCCGGCGGCCATGGTCTACAAGCACATGCGCACCCGCGTCGGCGCATTGGTCGGTATTCTCGTCGGCGTGGTCTTCGGCCTGATCGCGGCCATCGGTGGCAATATTCTGATCACCCCGATCTACGCCCACATGACCACGGCTCAGGTTCTGAAGATGGTCGTGCCGATTCTCCTGCCGTTCAATCTCATCAAGTTTGCCATCCACGGCGTGGTCACCTTCATCATCTACAAGCCGATTTCCAACCTCTTGAACCGCTAGGAATTAGCAGAACATGACTACGGTTTCCCGTACACACACCGATGTCGAGCCTTCTGAGCCTCACAGCGACGAAGGTTCGGCTTCGGCCTACCTTCCCGGCGAAAATCTCGGAAAAGCCCGCAAACATTCCCCTAATGCAAATTCCATCAAGCAAAATGGTAAAGGGGATGTTGACGCGACGAACAAGAAAGATGGAGCAAACAGCCTCAATGGTTTTGCAGCCCAGCTCGATAATGTCCGATTCAGCTATGACGGCGGCAAAACGTGGGCTTTGAATGGCATCGATCTTACTATCCATAATGGCGAACGAGTCTGCTTGGTCGGTCCGAACGGATCAGGCAAATCGACGCTGGCGCGTTTGATTGCAGGTCTTGCCGCGCCCGATGACGGCTCCGTGACTTTGCTGGGTTACGACGTATTCTCTTCGGGAACACCGCACAGCGACCTTTATCGCAAAGCGCGAAGGGATATCGGCGCGGTTTTCCAGAATCCCGCGGACCAGATCATTACCACCGTGGTGGGCGACGATGTGGCGTTCGGCCCGGAAAACCTTGCCCTTGAACCCGACAACATTACCTCGCGGGTTACAGAATCCCTCGACGCGGTCGATATGCACGACTTCCTGTTTGACGACCCCTCGCGTATGAGCGGTGGCCAGCAGCAGCGCATTGCCATCGCCGGAATTCTGGCGATGCATCCCAAGATGATCGTACTTGACGAGCCGACGGCGATGCTCGACATCGAAGCCCAACACGATGTATTACGCGTTCTTGACAACCTCCAGTGCTCCGGCACCACCATCGTT from Bifidobacterium sp. ESL0728 encodes:
- a CDS encoding ECF transporter S component; translated protein: MSDISDTQNSSIDDDGSTKVTESAAAGNGAETTAPHDKTQSSHSTGVADKGRWSTQRIAIYALFVALAMAASFIEFPIMPGVPWLKYDLSGIICLVAGFAFGPMAAFIVSVLSWIPHLFMNPWGAIMSIAVSVFLSVPAAMVYKHMRTRVGALVGILVGVVFGLIAAIGGNILITPIYAHMTTAQVLKMVVPILLPFNLIKFAIHGVVTFIIYKPISNLLNR